In Oncorhynchus tshawytscha isolate Ot180627B linkage group LG28, Otsh_v2.0, whole genome shotgun sequence, a genomic segment contains:
- the LOC112226496 gene encoding transcription factor HES-1-B-like — translation MPAEILEKTSPSSVAATLSSVNGNPDKPRTASGDRKSSKPIMEKRRRARINESLGQLKTLILDALKKDNSRHSKLEKADILEMTVKHLRNMQRLQMTGAMSTDSSVLGKYRAGFSECMSEVTRFLSTREGMNMEVMSQLLSHLAGCVSQINTVNYSTHRQSLTYPAHPAHPTLGQAIVQIPSASPQLNVIMPCKSGSPINFTSEVAKFYSGLQIVSATDGQFAFLIPSVALAQMSVPNALHGNPTVALAVSPVAPPITADSVWRPW, via the exons ATGCCGGCTGAAATTTTGGAGAAAACTTCCCCCTCTTCTGTTGCAGCCACCCTGTCGAGCGTAAATGGAAATCCGGATAAACCAAGGACTGCCTCGGGGGACAGAAAG TCTTCTAAACCAATTATGGAGAAGAGAAGACGCGCGCGAATCAACGAAAGCCTTGGACAGCTCAAGACCCTCATACTGGACGCTCTAAAGAAAGAT AACTCCAGGCATTCGAAGCTGGAGAAGGCAGACATCCTTGAGATGACTGTGAAGCACCTAAGGAATATGCAGCGTCTTCAAATGACTG GTGCTATGAGCACGGATTCATCAGTCCTTGGCAAGTACAGAGCGGGATTCAGCGAGTGCATGAGTGAAGTCACCCGTTTTCTGTCCACACGTGAAGGGATGAACATGGAGGTCATGTCCCAACTTCTCAGCCACCTAGCCGGTTGTGTGTCACAGATCAACACTGTAAACTACTCAACTCATCGCCAGAGCCTCACCTACCCTGCGCATCCAGCGCATCCAACGCTTGGCCAAGCCATTGTGCAAATCCCAAGTGCGTCGCCTCAGTTGAATGTAATCATGCCTTGCAAAAGTGGCTCGCCAATCAACTTCACGTCCGAAGTGGCTAAATTCTACAGCGGACTTCAGATTGTTTCAGCGACAGATGGACAATTCGCCTTTCTGATTCCAAGCGTGGCCCTTGCGCAAATGAGCGTGCCAAACGCCCTACATGGCAATCCAACAGTTGCGCTGGCGGTGTCACCTGTTGCACCTCCCATCACTGCAGACTCCGTGTGGAGACCATGGTAG